The genomic region AAaaccacacaaacaaacaaacacacaaagtcGACAGTTTAATTCTCGTCCTGCATTTACGATAGTGTTAGCCATAGCCGAGAGGAGGAAAGCATTTCACTGAAGCTACGTTATCgatattttttatatgaaaaaatcaaacgctCCATAGGTCCACGCGACATAATATACGACATAACCAGACGCGGTGTCTTCGAGTAATTTGAAATTTCTGTTACTATTATAGCATGGTtccagaagcaaaaaaaaaaagaatgctcAAAAACACGACTCATACAAAACTTGCGGAAATGGTAACAAAATAAAGGTAATCATTGTCAAATCACACACAATGTTTTGGCTCCTCACTTCTTCATGCCTCCTCCAGCGCCCATCGATTTGCTTCCGCCCCCTTTCGTGCCCGGGAAGTCAATCAGGATGACCGAAAGCCCGGCGCTCATGCGATTGTCGAACGattttgcaatatcttccGAAGAGTCCGTGTTCCGCGATGACGTTGTTGTGCAGATGGACAGGCGTGATGCTAAGCAATGAAATGGGACAAGACATGGAGTCAGAATGGATCATCATCTCTTGCGCTTACGCACTTACCTTGTTTCGATGAAATTGTATCAACACGACCGCTATACTCGGTTCCGTGTGAATTCTCACTCCGCCATGAAATCTGGCTCTTCGTGCGCTTAATCAGCGGCAACCGTAAACCACGCTCGTAACAATGCTTGCTAATCGATGCCGCCAATTCCGAATTGTGCTCGACCAAATCGGCCAAATGTTGCAGTGCAATCCCGTTCCGTTCCTCCAGCTCCTTCAGGTTTAGATCCTTCTGGAAGATCAGCATCAGATCGTCATCGTTCGTCTTTGCCTTGGCCGCTTTAATGGCCAGCTTCAGTTCCCGCTCGGCTCGTTGGATTTTGGTTCGCTGATCCAGCAACTCTTTTTGAATTCGTAGCAGCACATCGTTGCTGTCGAGACGCTCCTTTTGGGCTTGCTCGAGGGCTTTGTCGTTTTGCTCGCGACACTCGTTCAAGTCGTGCAAGTTCTCCGTATTCATGGCTAGATCGGAACGAACCGCTTTCAAGGCGGCCACCGCCTTGCAATAGTCCGCCTGGATGTTCTCCATTGCAATCATGTCGGGATTTTCGTCTTCCACTTTCTGAAAACCGCGCTTGTACTTCTCGTTCGAATAATTCATCACCTTCAGCGTGTTCTCGAGTGCCTTTAGGTCCTCCTCCGCCTTTAGTATCTTCACGTTCAACTCACTGCCCTCGCGTAGCAGCATGTACTTCTCCTGGgccgttttgatttttatctgcGTTGCCGTCACAATCGAGCCATCCTcattttttcccagcaaatcCAACGACAGTTCGTAGCGATTTTTCAACTGATCAATTTTAAGCGTCCGCTCCGTAATGTCCGCCTTCAGCTGGGCTCGCTCTTCGGCAAGATATTTGCGTCGCAACTGGAGCATATTCCTCTGTGCGCTGATGTCCACCATGCGCTTGCTGATGGCCGCCTCCAGCTCCATCCGGTGCCGCTCGAGCGTGTACATCTTATCGCTCTGGTTCTCGAGCTGTCGCTCCATCTGCTTGATGCGCATCTTCAGCAAGCTCTTCTCGACCAGTCGCTCCTGGTTCTCGATCGTACATTGACGCACCTTCTTCTCACCACCCTCCACAATCAGTGTCTTTTCCTTCCACTTGCCGGTCATACGCTCAATTTCGGCGGCGTCCTGCTGATAGACCAAACTCGATTGTCTATATTCCTGTTGCGTCCTTGCCGTTTCCCCCAGGAGGGTGGTTAAATGTTCGTTACGCTGGGCGAGCACTGCCGCGGCGTACACCAACTTTGCGTGGACACGATTTTCCTCTTCCTGCCTGTCGCCCGCCCCCTTCATGTTGGCGATTCTTGCCTGCACCTTCTCCATGCTGTAGTCCACATCGTAGGAGATTTCAATCTGCCGGGCGATTTCCTTCGTAAGCGCCTTTTTCGCCGCCCTGATCTTGCCTATTCCCGACTCGGTAGAGTACACCTCAGTTTTTAGCAACTTGTCTTCCTCCTTCATGGCGAACAGTTGCTGCTGTGCTCGGTACAGGGCGGTCGAGAGTCGGGTCGTTTCCGTTTCCATGGCTCGAATCTGCTTTTCCTCCGACTCCACCATTTCGTTAAGCTGCCGGAGCCGCTCTTGCGCACACATGCTCTTGCTGCGGAAATTGTCCAACTTGTCCCGCAGTATCTCCAGCTCGCTCAGGTTCGTGTGAATCTGGTTTTTCTTCTGATCTTCCTCGTTGAGCGCATGGTTGTTACGGCTACGCATGGCGGACAACTTGTTCGATAGGTTCTGCACCGATTTGCGCGTTACTTGGTAC from Anopheles coustani chromosome 3, idAnoCousDA_361_x.2, whole genome shotgun sequence harbors:
- the LOC131260118 gene encoding coiled-coil domain-containing protein 39, which encodes MLDSQPYIIRVMEEMGLADGGFIPIANEENKRFLEYINRLGEKKTQSSGKLQISDQRLGNLKVHLKNAQIEFEHNSKLIGAEKSQISTEDGLLKVASNDRAYFRQQVLEVKKSHSDLEKHDHRAQGDMTKLTANVEKYTESIKWAKGALLEWKQVMGSGEETNKLILKYSKLDTSRAESLEAKRKQLENKIAQRRAVLVTLYEEYKSLEQVLERTSQLFRLAHHERRQLVRTWKEAVKHMNQRERYIKDVEAEIDTARDVTDKLQGDMQAQVEFLEEQQRNNQEIEIRIGDLNVEVSKLRNRLTILNDSVQLKTNEYQVTRKSVQNLSNKLSAMRSRNNHALNEEDQKKNQIHTNLSELEILRDKLDNFRSKSMCAQERLRQLNEMVESEEKQIRAMETETTRLSTALYRAQQQLFAMKEEDKLLKTEVYSTESGIGKIRAAKKALTKEIARQIEISYDVDYSMEKVQARIANMKGAGDRQEEENRVHAKLVYAAAVLAQRNEHLTTLLGETARTQQEYRQSSLVYQQDAAEIERMTGKWKEKTLIVEGGEKKVRQCTIENQERLVEKSLLKMRIKQMERQLENQSDKMYTLERHRMELEAAISKRMVDISAQRNMLQLRRKYLAEERAQLKADITERTLKIDQLKNRYELSLDLLGKNEDGSIVTATQIKIKTAQEKYMLLREGSELNVKILKAEEDLKALENTLKVMNYSNEKYKRGFQKVEDENPDMIAMENIQADYCKAVAALKAVRSDLAMNTENLHDLNECREQNDKALEQAQKERLDSNDVLLRIQKELLDQRTKIQRAERELKLAIKAAKAKTNDDDLMLIFQKDLNLKELEERNGIALQHLADLVEHNSELAASISKHCYERGLRLPLIKRTKSQISWRSENSHGTEYSGRVDTISSKQASRLSICTTTSSRNTDSSEDIAKSFDNRMSAGLSVILIDFPGTKGGGSKSMGAGGGMKK